TCGGTGTCCAGCTCGCTCGCCTCGACGAGGCGTTGCTTCACCGAGGCATGCACCGGCGCCTCCGCGGTGGCCAGGAACCGGGTGCCCATGCTGATCGCATCCGCGCCCAACGCGAGCGCGGCAGCCAGCCCGCGACCGTCCGCGAAGCCACCGGAAGCCACCAACGGAACGGTGATCACCTCGGCCGCCGCGGGGATCAGCACCAGTCCCGGGATGTCGTCCTCGCCGGGGTGGCCGGCGCACTCGAAGCCGTCGATGCTGACCCCGTCGACGCCCAGGCTCTGCGCCTTGAGCGCGTGCCGCACGCTCGTGCACTTGTGCAGCACCTTCACCCCGGCCGCGTGGAACACCGGGACGTGCTCGGCAGGGTTGGCGCCCGCGGTCTCGACCACCTTGACGCCGGACTCTATGATCGCCGCCCGGTACTCCGCGTACGGCGGCGGCGAGATCGACGGCAGGATGGTCAGGTTGACCCCGAACGGGCGGTCGGTGAGCTCCCGGCAGCGGGCGATCTCGGCCGCCAGGGCCTCCGGGGTCGGCTGGGTGAGCGCGGTCAGGAAACCCAGCGCCCCGGCCTGCGCGACCGCCGCGACCAGTTCGGCGCGCGCCACCCACTGCATGCCGCCCTGGACGACGGGGTGGTCGACCCCGAACTCCTGGGTGAAACGGGTCGAGAACACCGAGCCTCCGCGAATAAATCGGTAGATGTTTTGACGGTACCGGGCCCGGCGCCCTACCGTCGAGCGTCATGACGGTTACCGCGGTGGCTTTCGACTTCGGCGGCGTGCTTACGTACTCCTCCTTCGGCGGGCTGGCGAGCTACGGGACCGAGCTCGGCCTGCCCGAGGCGGCTTTGGTCGGGTACTTCCGCGACGACCCGCAGATGGCCCGGCTGGAGATCGGCGAGATCACCTCCCGGGAGTTCTTCAAGTACGTCTGCCTCGACGCCGAACGCCGGCACGGGCGGCGCATCGACATCCGCCGGCTGGCCGCGGCCGCCGGCGAGGGTGAGCGACTCGACCCGCTGATGCTCGACCTGGTCGCCGAGGTCCGGGCCCGGTGTCCGGTGGCACTGGTGACCAACAACGTGGCCGGCGCGGCCTGGCGCGCGACGTTCCGCTTCGACGCGTTCGACGTGGTGCTCGACTCCAGCGAGATCGGCGTCCGCAAGCCGGACCCGCGGATCTACCTCGCGCTGTGCGCGAAGCTGGTCCGGGACCCGGCGCAGGTCGCGTTCGTCGACGACCTGCCGCGCAACACCGATGCCGCGGCTGCGCGGGGCCTGCACCCGATCCTGTTCACCGATCGTGCGTCCTGCCGGGCCGAACTGGTCCGACTCGGCGTGCTCACCGGCCATGCCGTCAGCGTGGACTGATCTCGTCGACCAGGCCCCAGGCCAGGGCGGTCCCGACGTCGA
This portion of the Sporichthyaceae bacterium genome encodes:
- a CDS encoding nitronate monooxygenase family protein, with amino-acid sequence MFSTRFTQEFGVDHPVVQGGMQWVARAELVAAVAQAGALGFLTALTQPTPEALAAEIARCRELTDRPFGVNLTILPSISPPPYAEYRAAIIESGVKVVETAGANPAEHVPVFHAAGVKVLHKCTSVRHALKAQSLGVDGVSIDGFECAGHPGEDDIPGLVLIPAAAEVITVPLVASGGFADGRGLAAALALGADAISMGTRFLATAEAPVHASVKQRLVEASELDTDLILRQMRNTHRVARNSVSRKSVEVLRAGGSFEDVRDLVAGARGRTVYETGDVEAGVWSVGMVQGLVHDVPTVAELVARIVTDAAQVVRGRLCGLLASA
- a CDS encoding HAD family phosphatase, whose protein sequence is MTVTAVAFDFGGVLTYSSFGGLASYGTELGLPEAALVGYFRDDPQMARLEIGEITSREFFKYVCLDAERRHGRRIDIRRLAAAAGEGERLDPLMLDLVAEVRARCPVALVTNNVAGAAWRATFRFDAFDVVLDSSEIGVRKPDPRIYLALCAKLVRDPAQVAFVDDLPRNTDAAAARGLHPILFTDRASCRAELVRLGVLTGHAVSVD